The genomic window TATCCGTTTATTTTAAATCTAATGacatcaaaatattatttatcaCAATTGctcaacaaaattataatacaaaAGTCATTATCAAAGCTTAAAGTTTGCTATTTTTGGAGTTAAAGATAGCCCATCCACTATGAGATGGAATGAacagaacaaaaaagaaaaagaacaaatagAACAATCTGCTTTTCCATATTACCAAGTCACTTAGCCATAGGAATGCCATGTGAATTACAGCTTCTTGTTGAAATCTGGCTTCTCTCTCGTTCATGGTTGAATTAAGGGAGAGTAAACAGAATCATCAGTCACAATTCCTTTGTTGTCCATGTCATTGTTTTTTGCCCAGAGAATTAGGTACAGGCCAAGTATAACCAAAACAGCTCCGACAATGCTACAACACAACAAGGAATCAACAAGCAAAACAATTTAAACGAAAAAAATGGTCtgcatcttttattttcttacttaAATTGGAAAGTTGTAAGGTTTAATAGAGTAATACCTAAGCACTCTTTCATATGCTAATTAGCTATTAGAATAAACTTGCCACTAGAAATAGGCATCAGGTTGGGGCTATACTAGAGGCATGCTTTGCCCTTTTGCAAAAGTGTGTTAGGAACTAGAGATCACTTGCATTCTCAGTGCTCTTATACAATGTCAATTTGGAATGTAGTGCTAAGAATATGTTTGTTAAGCAGGCAAACTGGTTTTTGGGATGATGAGCTCAATTGGTGCTTCTAGATTATAAAGAGTAAACTTGCTTGGACAAATTCTTAATGTAGATTAAAAGTGAATCTGGTATCTTGTAACCTTGATTCTAGAGTGACATACGTTAGATTAGATTATCTGTTAGGTAGTGTGTCTAATATGTACATAAAGATCTTCACTATTGGACTCTCTGGTATTTATCTCCACAACAAATTGGTGTTGGAGCTTTGTGATTATTATTATGCAATTAGAAAGAATGTTCAAAAAGAGTTCAGATGCGGGCAAGAATCAATAACAATGCTTGTCAAGAAAATCCAGTGAGGCTGTGTTAGCAAGAGCATGCTTCCAATGCTTGCTACTAAGGAGATTTTAACATGGCTAGTATTAGGAATGCATTCTTAGATAGATGAAAAAGGAATGAATCCTCTAACTAGATCCTATTAATAATGAATGCTTATGTTAAGATCTGTGGCTcagattatgaaaaaaataaatccatgCCAGTCCTTATTTTTCCATTAGCAGTTTGACCATGTTATAGTGGTAGAGATATGGGGGTCACAAAAGAAAGGGGACATACACTTCAGTGCATCACTATAGACATACCTGCCCAAATATGCAGAATTTCCCAGTACAAATGTCTgtagaaaaaatgagaaaaccaCTAAAAGTGGGTCAAATGCCGATGTGAATACAGGACCCTTCTTCTTAATGGACCAAGTCATCACATAATATGATAATCCTGTCACCACAATTCCCTGAAATTCCACACACATGATCAGTGATTTGTtttgaagaatgaagatgaaaattatatttttcttggaaTGTAGTACACTTACCTAATCTTAACTGTTCAtctaatatgtatatatatggcAGTGTCCTATGTTTAACGATGAAAATTAACTAGCTAGCCATGGTACATTTGAAAAAGAGTATAACTCTGTAGGTATGTATATGGCTTACTCCAAGTAGTATGGTAACCAAGACAAGCCCTTTTTCCCACTTTAGATCCCAAGATGACCATGATATCACAAATGCAGAGACTACGGCAGTTTGGATGGTGCCAAATAAGCTCATCATTGCGGTTAAGGATAGTTCTGCTGGGCAAAACTGAATGACATGACCCTGCAATACTACAAGACTACGTCATCCAATAAAACAATGATGAGTTGAGTATGAAAAAGATGCACGCTTTTGCGTGACAATGTTAATCTCATTATATAAAAAGTCCTGTCATCGAGTGCCCTACATGCGATTATTAAGGTAGAATTTCCAATGTAATCAAGTAATTTTTTCTATGCAATTGAgccactttcaataaaaaaacccaacttGTTAACTATTGCTGTTTTCTAACGTTGGGGATTTGTTTTATTCTCCATAACGTTTGCCTTAAGGCCACCCGTTAACATACTCCTTATATAAATACTCAAAGTTCGAAGTTGAAGTAAAATCATTGATCAAATTACAAAGagttttattcttttctttttaccacCAAAATATTGGAAAAGCTTTTTGCAAGTACTCCAACAATTATCATTATGCTGCCAGTGAAAACATCACTGGTTGCTTGAATGTTGAACATAGAGTTTAACACAACTGGCCCCTTCCACAACAGTACAACCAATGCCCCGGCAGCCGTGAGTGCTAAACCCCATATCTTGGCTTGCCCGTTGATGCTCCAACATTTGAGCTTTTCTTGATGGAAAATGAGGGCCATTACAAATACTAGTGAGGGGATCAAGTTCAGCCCAACGCTTTGATAGGTTGATGCTACAAATTGCAGGGACATTGTGAATAGCACTTGGCTAAGAGAAATCCTAGACACCAATTTACAAAAGTTGAAAATAATTAACCATATTGCTCAAAGTAGGACAGGAGTTAGCTTTCAATATGTCGCATCACATTGGTATGTTTCCTATAATgataattaaaccaaaaaatggTGCAATCTTTCATGAAGAGGTGTGCCAAGTGCCAAATGTGGAGCAATTAGGTCTCTTACCATATGTGTAAAATTATCAAGTGATCTGAACTAATCTGATCTGAGAAAAACTTCAAGCTCGTAGAACAAGAAGAAGTGTTATACTTAACTGCAACAACCCCAACAGGAATGCATAGCATAGTATCTTGATGGAGAAAGGAGGCCTATTGTTCCTGCAACCAAGGACAGCTAAAGGCTTAAAATATGGACATAAATCGaatacaaataataaattttcatggAAAAAAATAGCACCAAAGgtatgtttttttattgtgagaagtattttattattttatctaatattatttctattattacaaGTTACTGATCATAGGCAACGCTTTAAAAACCAGACTgtagaaaatactaaaacagtGAAGTTCCACATTTTGTTGCAACCATGTGGATAACATGTATCATTTAGTTTGTGTATCCGAGTGTCTTTTAATTATCATTAACATCCAATCAAAGTTGTTTTGGTATTGTTAGTAATTGATTGGCCAAGGAACTGTTTCCAAttgttagatttaatgaattaatTCACCATCTTCCAAGTCCTGGGTTCAATCCCCAGTCACCATCTTTCTTCTCATTTAAATTTTGGAAGAATTGTTGATTTAACACCTATTACATTTACACTCTAGGTGacaaaaattaacttttaagaattgttagagatatattagacatattagtcCAAtataataggcccaagcccagtcTTGCTCGTACTGGTAGTCTAAGGTTTAGTTGCCTATATATACTTATGTTacggttcattgtaacacaggtttTTATacaagggattcctccgtggatgtaggtcgacaaggctgaaccacgtaacccttaTATTCTCAGTGTCCTACTCTATGTTTCCCCTTTCGCATCCACTCTATCatatacaacatggtataacataTCGTGttgttaataatatatttaacatggtatcagagccaaacttcattcttggcatcaaacaaatgCTTTAGCAAGTAAAGAAGATTATCACGTGCACACCACCATCTGAAGTCACACATGCTTGCCTGTTGGATCTAGACTCCACAGCATCTCGTAGCCACCATCGCTCAATGCTGTGTCCAAGATCAACAAACTTAAGCAGACCTGTGACATGAATCTCAGATTTGTGCAAAACAAGCCTTCCTTTCGAGAAACCAAATACACAACCATGCTCCTCGGCCTCCTGTGTGGAAAACCCAGAACTCCGGTCACCATAAGCCACTGCATTTGCCACACGCGCTACTAGAACATTCGAACACAGTCCCAAGCACCGCTGAAGGTTCTCCACTACTAGATCGGAATTTGGCCACACGTGACCCGACCCAGAAACTCGGAACTGACCCGGACCATGTATCTGTTGACTTTGACCTTGAAtcagttgactttgactttttgcgtTGACCTTTGACCTAAAGCCAAAATTTATGAAAtggcctatcttgctcagtttttcccATAAATTCCAATTATGGACtctgtttcttcatttgaaactcCGAAATTGGTTAATTGGCGTATTCTTCAATGTGGTTTTTTCCaaggcattcttcaaggcatcttctcatgcttatccaatCTCAAGTCTTCATTGAGTTTCCGCCATGGGTTTGAGGGatggtgttagagatatattagacatattagcccaatgtaatggGCCCTAgtccaatgtaataggcccaagcccagtcctgcttgtactagtagtttaAGGTTTAATCGcttatatatactcatgttagggtttaTTGTAACACAGGTTTTTGTACAAGAGATTCTTTTGTGCATGTAGGCTgacaaggctgaaccacgtaaccctcatGTTCTCAGTGtcctattctatgcttcccCTTCCGCATCTACTCTATCATATACAACatgctaataatatatttaacaagAACATCGCCTTACTTGATTCTATAGTATTGTGAGATTGTTTATAAACTTTAATTCaagtttgttttaaaaaatattttggaagatatattttgtgcctattgttaatttttcggattgaactttgtttttttgaaaatgaaaaaaaatctgtGCACTGTTGGAAAGATATAATCTCCATATACGTGGAGAGATGAAAGCAACACTGACCTTTCAAGGAAGAAAGCGAGAAATGACAAGAGAACGGTGGCGATGACATGCTCGTAGACCACAAGGACGAGGGCACTGACGCCATTGGAGGTTAGTGACTGTACCAATATCATGAATACAGCAAGGAAGAGTTCGTTCAAAGTGAGGAACAAGTATGCCTTGCTTGCCTCAAACCCCAACAACAAACACCTTGTCATCTCCATTTTTGTTGTCTAGCTAGCTACCATTGCTgtgttttttcttatatatgGAATGTTCTACTATTTTGGTTTCACCATGTATAGAACAGTCCTAGCTACGTTGACATTGGAGAGGGAAGGAGTCGGATGCCTCTTTGAATGATAGATTGACTGTTAGATTTTAGAAGTACTGGAAGCACGTGTTGGGTTCGGTCAAATGTAGGACAGCAattaatctttatatatatatatatatatatatatatatatatacacactactactactatttaaggcattttttctttttggattggattttttatatttcaaaatacccctacactttagatttaagtagagacaaaattaaagaatagTTAGATAAAAATATATGTCTAATTTACACTAAAACATTGcttacaaaatagaaattaatatatatatatatatatatattaacactGCTCTTATTTCTTggataattataaaaaaaaaaaaaaaaaaaaaaaacctaaaactacTCTTTGCCTCGACGACATGAAAGTTTCATCTCAAAAAAGTTTGTAACCATAAAACCTCTGCACGTAAAATTCagtggaagaaaaagaaaatgaaaaagtaatttttattattatttaatttgaggTCTAAAAGGAAAtggtttagattattttattttattttaaaatatcacttaaataatatttagtttataaataattaatttagtcaaatatttttttatattaaaaatttttattatttaaaatgtaatatttttactttttaaaatgaGTAATTCACATGAAAGATCGATGTTAggtatattataaatttttaccATATACAAATTGAGACATCACTAATTAGAAAAAGGTGATTAAAACATTTACTTATTATACTTTTTAAGTaacattaataatattcttgttaagtttgtaagtttttcattgtaaaatttgtagtagttttgacatttttttagataatgctAAGAGCATTCGGATAAGTTTGTCTAAAATTTacatctattttagcataaaaacctattttttcaattttacatatttacttttccaaaacactcacatcaaattatctattatgcactatattttatttaaataataataataataataataataataatattattattattattttattaatatctatctctttcataagatatctctctctctctcatctcaacgACCTCTCTCAATTCCAATTCTCACCTTTTGTCCTCACTCCCTttactctcttcctttctcatATCCCAAACCCGTGACAACAGCACATTTGGCGGCAATAGTGGTGGCAAATCTAGGCAGTAGCGGCAATAGATCCATTTGTTTTTTCGTTTGGTTTTTCATGTGGGTTTTCTGTTaggtttggttttgatttgatgttggtttgggttgatttggttttattttccattaattttgGGTCAATTTTATGGTGAATTATTAATGGTTGAAATGGGCtgcggtggtggtggttgggtggtATTGGGTTGGTAGTTGGATGGTTCTATTGTTGTTGCTACTGCTAGGGATGTTGGGGAAGAGAGGGAGTTTGACAAGAGTAGTGGTGAGAGAgacagaaaaaaagaataaactatTATTATACACAACTATAGTAACAGTGTAAATATACATGATTAGTGTAGCAAATGTGTAaatttcatggttttaaaaactggaccAAAGCAAAAATGGTTTTTGCCTCTAGTTCTTGGTTCAACTCGGTTTTTGACCAGTTTTGGCtagttttttgataattttttaccAGTTTTGAGGATTTTTACTGGGCGGGATTGGTGCCTAGTTCCCAGTTGAACTGGTTAGAACAGCCAgtttagtttttaaaaccatggtaaATATGCGTTTTTATACACCCACTAATGTGGGTAGTTTTTGGGgataattgtttaaattattccactttttctattttagaaaaacTAGTGTGGATGCTTTAAAGctacaataaatttttgtacaaaaatacttaaaattgatATGATAATGGATGTGATTGATGACACTACAACAAGATAATAAATTAGTATATAAAATTACTTCTTGTGATTGATGACATGTCAATTTATAAGAcctatgtaataaaattgaGTATCACTCCATTTTTTGGACATTTTAAGTgtggagaaaaaaatataccacttatatatatatatatatttatatatataaataaataattatttattgtctCAAAATTTAGGGGCCTTTCTTTAGTAGGGGCAGGGACGGAACTAGGTGAGAGCCCAAGGGGGCCAGGACCCTCTAGTCTTAAGAattatatgtatttatatatatatatatataggtatttttttttacaattttatatttgggcCCCTTCCCATACAATTTTACATTAATTTCATTGTAACATCATTTgcatttgttgaaaaataacaTAAGGCCCCAAATTTGTCCAATCAACTCCAAAATACACCCACATCAATCTATGTATCATTGTACAAAAATACATTTGTGCTACAGTAACCatgtaaattacataattaCTGTAACACAAATGTTATTTTGCACATTTACACAATTGGTATAGCACAAATGTATTTTTGTATAATAATACATAAACTGATCTGGGTGTATTTTGGAGTTAATTGgacaaatttacacaattactgtAACCATGCAaatgaatgttttagaaattatttagaTTGAGGGCAATGGCTATTAgttgaggaagagagagatgatttgagataataataaaaaatgataagaaaatagtattttggtgaaatgttgtgtaaaataaataatttgatgtgaggtattttgaaaagtgggtatataaatttttttatattatgctaaaatagacataAATTTTTGCTTGTGTTGACACAAATGCTCTAATGTAGTAAGAAATAATAATtgcattataaattttttatgaaacaatgattttgtgtatttgtcttTATTGATAGTTTGTTAACACTAAATAGATacttatttgaaatttcatgacttttttttcttacttataCTCTGCCCCACTAACTCGAAATCTTGGGTCCATCCCTAGGGGGTTCCTAtgatttgaactaataacaactaactatctatgatttgttgtgaaaatgttgtggacgtatcATTTCTCATAATAATTTCTTATCAAGTATTTCAAAACTTATAGCACACATGCATATGACACGGGACATCactagtttttaataaaaatcctGGGCAACCTCTTAACAAAGTATACATATCGCGTTGCAAATGACTTACCAACATGTAAATTAACTTGTTGGCTGATaaatcttcaaaataaaatgtttcaaaGTGTATATCATTTCaactaataattttgtttcaCCCATTTTATTCCAAGTTTCAATAACTTAAGGTTTTTCCATGTGTTGCATTCATTGAGAAGAAAATAGAATACTCTTCATTTAACCTTCTGCCTAAGAAATCAATTTTAATTGTCGCtttaattatatttagaattcttttctattcagcaaaaataatagattttttttttcatttttgaaaaaatattaatttattctcACATGTGTTTAATGAAGTACATGCATTCATTTCTAcgtattaattttttataagtgagaCACTAGTTATTAATATAAAAGggaatttatatgatttttgtttttgctcaAATAAGTTGGGAGGGAGGAAAATGAGGGATTTTCCAAGGCAATGCCACTAAGAAACTAGAGTGTTGATAATTTATAtggatatttttatattatttatattaaaaacaacTCACTTGAAATATGACATTCTtgatcaagattttttattatagccacaattgaaaataataataataataataataataataataataataataataataatagaatacaaaagaaaattaaataatgtacgcaataaaaatatagaaaataattatgTGGTTAAGTAATTAAGTTagtcaaaataacaaaatatttgtgagttcttattcaaacaatatattcTTTTACggaattatattaattataataattcaTATTATCTTTCCTTTTTAATGACATGTGATATAACTAATTGTCAAATATAATACCACCCAATAAGTATTATGCAActattaaaataactttttataaaatatttttatataaaacttataaTGTATTCGCGTATTATGCCGGACATCTGTTGGTTATAAACAAGAGAAAAACACCAAACATTTTATGTGGTTCAGTGATAAATCATGCCAAAGGACAATGAGAATAAATCTACTATATATCAAATAGAAATTACAAAGTATCTATGTAATCAATAAAAACCCTCAATTAATAAGATCTTTTAAGCCTCTCAAACTCTTTAATtttaagagcattctcatcaaagattgtaaaaattatagtatttagTGCCCGTTTGGTTCAGCATTTGAAGCCCAAAATGCGCTTTTTCAAAAAGGTCAACCCAGTTTTGCGTTTGGTAAGCtcaaaatgcaactttttttataaaagttgcgttttgaactTTTAGAAAAAACTGAAGGCAAAACGCGGAAGGAAAATGGTGAGGCAAcggtccataaatgaaaacgcgcACTGCACGTTTTGATAGTTACCGTTGCTAATGATGAAATTCCAGAAATACCCATGAACAAACACAGAACAAACACTACAGAACAAACActacaaatcataacaataaacaatctttctctcaaacataATCAGATTACcagaatacaaactcaaaaacacagttttaaaattaatcaaatcataacaataaaagcaaaaaaaaaaagaaaaaaaaaagacaaaggacAGAAGCTTGCTGACCCATCTGGACTGGGTTGGGGACGAAGATGAGCAATAGCACGAAGATGAGAGCTCCTTGGAATGTTCTTAAATGAcggagaaaaggaaaattttcttatcagagagagttttggaatcaagttaaaaaagaaaaaaaaaaaaaacaagagagacAGAGCTGGAGAAAGAAGGACCTCCTGGAATGTTCTGatgaatgagggagaaaaggagAGTTAAAAAGAGGGGTAGAGATAATGGAGAacgtgtggaggagaaaaaaaaggaaaaaaaaaagaaaaaaaataaaactaaacgTATGGTTGGTATGGTTGAAcgtgaaatagaaaaagaaaaaataatataaaaaataaaaaaatccaaattgagAAATACTACagtaatattttcacaataaattttaagtagcagattgttattagttaatattggttagtaaaaaaataatttcagttgtgggttcaaattagaactagtaacaacttttcacataaattttattgtgaaaatattgcgaaaaatgttgtaaacgtaacacttctaataataaatttaatacagtaatttgttattggttctcattTGAACCTACTaatgacattattatttttcttatctaccattaacaacttgtcatatagactttattgtgaaatttttgtaaaaatattgtgtctaTAATTTGCATTAAGAgagataattaaaacaaaaaattcacttatatatatcttgtcatttttggtaatttataactcaaaccttcacttttataagtactagccaaacactcagctttttcaaaaagaactttttaacagtttttaccaaacactcagctttttaaaaatgcactttttcattatgcactttttgaaaactccactttttgaaccaa from Quercus lobata isolate SW786 unplaced genomic scaffold, ValleyOak3.0 Primary Assembly Scq3eQI_1998, whole genome shotgun sequence includes these protein-coding regions:
- the LOC115973370 gene encoding WAT1-related protein At5g07050-like isoform X1: MEMTRCLLLGFEASKAYLFLTLNELFLAVFMILVQSLTSNGVSALVLVVYEHVIATVLLSFLAFFLERNNRPPFSIKILCYAFLLGLLQISLSQVLFTMSLQFVASTYQSVGLNLIPSLVFVMALIFHQEKLKCWSINGQAKIWGLALTAAGALVVLLWKGPVVLNSMFNIQATSDVFTGSIMIIVGVLAKSFSNILVGHVIQFCPAELSLTAMMSLFGTIQTAVVSAFVISWSSWDLKWEKGLVLVTILLGGIVVTGLSYYVMTWSIKKKGPVFTSAFDPLLVVFSFFLQTFVLGNSAYLGSIVGAVLVILGLYLILWAKNNDMDNKGIVTDDSVYSPLIQP
- the LOC115973370 gene encoding WAT1-related protein At5g07050-like isoform X2, translating into MLCIPVGVVAVKYNTSSCSTSLKFFSDQISSDHLIILHIWISLSQVLFTMSLQFVASTYQSVGLNLIPSLVFVMALIFHQEKLKCWSINGQAKIWGLALTAAGALVVLLWKGPVVLNSMFNIQATSDVFTGSIMIIVGVLAKSFSNILVGHVIQFCPAELSLTAMMSLFGTIQTAVVSAFVISWSSWDLKWEKGLVLVTILLGGIVVTGLSYYVMTWSIKKKGPVFTSAFDPLLVVFSFFLQTFVLGNSAYLGSIVGAVLVILGLYLILWAKNNDMDNKGIVTDDSVYSPLIQP